The Stigmatella ashevillena genomic sequence TTCGTCATCCGCGCTTGGCGGGAAGGCCTGAAGGTGATGGAGATCCCCATCCAGCTTCACGAGAAGCGCCAGCCCTCCATCCACCTCTTCCGGCGCGTGCCCAACGTGCTGAAGAACGTGGGGAAGCTCGTCTACGTCATCCGCATTCGCGGCACCTGAGGGGCACGCGATGGCCTCCCGGCTCGCGTGCATCTCCGTCGATCTCGATTCACTGCACCACTATTGCCGCATTCACGGGCTGCCCGAGACGGTGCTCGACGCACGGGCCCGGGGCCTGGTGTACGCGAAGGCCGTGCCGCGCTTGCGCGAGCTTTGGCGCGCGGTGGGGGTGCCCGGGACGTTCTTCGCCATCGGGGAGGACCTCGCGGACGCGGGCGCCTCGGAGGCCCTGCGGCAAGCCCATGCCGCGGGCATCGAGGTCGCCAACCACAGTTTCTCGCATGACTACGCCTTGAGCCGCCGGGCCCCCGAGTCCATTCATGAGGACCTGGTCCGCGGAGAGGACGCCATCCTCGCGGCCACGGGCACGCGGCCGGTGGGCTTCCGCGCTCCGGGCTACACGCTGAACGCGGCGCTGTATGCGGCCACGGCGGCGCGGGGTTACCGCTACGGCTCGTCGGCCTTCCCCGCGGCTCCTTATTACGCGGCGAAGGCCACGGTGATGGGCGCCCTCGCGCTGGCCCGGCGCCCCTCGCGCTCGGTGCTGGACAGCCCCCGGGTCCTGCTGGCGCCGCGCGAGCCCTACCGGCCCGACCCCCGGCAGCCCTACCGGAGGGGGACAGGGTCGGTGCTGGAGTTGCCCATGACGGTGACGCCGGGCGCGCGGTTTCCCTTCATTGGAACGTTCGCGGCCACGCTGCCGATGCCCTTCATCCGCGCGGCGTACCGCGCGTGCCAGGGCTCGGCGCTTTTTAACTTCGAGTTGCACGCGGTGGACGTCCTGGACGCCGCGGACGGCATTCCCGTGGAGCTGGTCCGCCAGCAGCGGGACTTGCAAGTGCCTGCGGCCCAGAAGATGGAGCGGCTTGCCACCCTGTTCCGGTGGCTGAAGGCCGATGCCGACGCCGTCACGCTGCGGGTGGCGGCCGAACGGCTGGCGCCCGGTCTGTAGACGCCTCCTGCACGGAGGTTCTGTGGAAGACGCCGCGCGCGCTTCGGACCGACGAGTCCTCCCGGCGGGAAGAGCGGGATGTTAAAGAATGGGCCATGTTCGAGCAGCTCGGTGACAAGGTCCGGCAGCAGTTGAAGGGGTGGACGGAACAGATGGCGGGCCAGGAGCGCAAGGACAGGCTCCAAGCACTCGCCCGCACGGAGAACGAGTATGGGGTGGACCCGTTCGGGTTCAACCTGGACTTCAGTCTCGCCGCGGTCGCGCCCCTGCTCTGGCTTTACCGCCACTACCACCGCGTGGAGACCTTCGGCCTCGAGAATGTGCCCCCCGGCCGTGTGCTCCTCGTCTCCAACCACTCCGGCCAGCTGCCCATGGACGGCG encodes the following:
- a CDS encoding polysaccharide deacetylase family protein translates to MASRLACISVDLDSLHHYCRIHGLPETVLDARARGLVYAKAVPRLRELWRAVGVPGTFFAIGEDLADAGASEALRQAHAAGIEVANHSFSHDYALSRRAPESIHEDLVRGEDAILAATGTRPVGFRAPGYTLNAALYAATAARGYRYGSSAFPAAPYYAAKATVMGALALARRPSRSVLDSPRVLLAPREPYRPDPRQPYRRGTGSVLELPMTVTPGARFPFIGTFAATLPMPFIRAAYRACQGSALFNFELHAVDVLDAADGIPVELVRQQRDLQVPAAQKMERLATLFRWLKADADAVTLRVAAERLAPGL